A window from Theobroma cacao cultivar B97-61/B2 chromosome 3, Criollo_cocoa_genome_V2, whole genome shotgun sequence encodes these proteins:
- the LOC18606463 gene encoding serine/threonine-protein kinase EDR1 isoform X2 — MEKLSSGKSWSGQFPLKRRSGEMFMALVSKSPLYEDGQLTGIITVSSDAAIFNGINSESLGKYQDHGRLRRIKMKRIQWHPPRPQIAPSVSNLASRFLLNKQAGTNSRDKEDAVTSTEDKLETPNTAEGKFYTNSHEESNPAEGTSCRKDENAFNFAQPSKIAAKVLAKLHVRETSNHSNKYDESLQQNGTTSRLARNDVTDVPNSFGDSNASAPNHFNPLSAAENAISSVHKHTSPASVEEKNVLASSRECNGQFCLTRIGDSTAGLACQGNGNELELEFPNMDASEMEDEVQKHTDGKNFSSLGESIGSQGSSSSKGDNESNSIVDCEIQWEDLHLGEEVGQGSYAIVYHGIWNGSDVAVKVYFVGEYKESTLLDYKKEIDIMRKLRHPNVLLFMGAVYSQERLAIVTEYLPRGSLFKILHKNNQALDLRRRMKMALDVARGMNYLHHRNPPIVHRDLKSSNLLVDRNWNVKVADFGLSRWKNATFLTTKSGRGTPQWMAPEVLRNEPSNEKSDVFSFAVLLWELVTVSIPWNNLNSLQVVGVVGFMDRRLELPEGLDPQVASIIRDCWRSDPENRPSFEDIINRMTGIFPKSTTGLARRSSES; from the exons atggagAAATTGAGCTCTGGGAAATCATGGTCAGGTCAGTTCCCTTTGAAGAGGAGGTCAGGTGAAATGTTTATGGCGTTGGTGAGCAAAAGCCCATTATATGAGGATGGTCAGCTCACTGGTATTATCACAGTCTCAAGTGATGCAGCCATTTTTAATGGTATAAATTCAGAGAGTCTGGGAAAATACCAGGATCATGGTAGACTAAGGAGAATAAAGATGAAAAGGATCCAGTGGCATCCACCACGGCCACAGATTGCACCATCTGTTTCTAATCTG GCCTCAAGGTTTCTACTCAATAAACAGGCTGGTACTAATTCAAGGGACAAAGAGGATGCTGTGACAAGTACTGAAGACAAGTTAGAGACACCTAATACAGCA GAAGGTAAATTTTACACAAATTCACATGAAGAGAGCAACCCAGCTGAAGGAACAAGCTGTCGAAAGGATGAAAATGCATTCAATTTTGCTCAACCTTCCAAAATT GCAGCAAAGGTCTTGGCGAAACTGCACGTCAGGGAAACTAGCAACCACAGCAACAAATATGATGAAAGTCTTCAGCAGAATGGCACAACTAGTAGATTGGCAAGGAATGATGTGACAGATGTACCTAATTCTTTTGGAGATTCAAATGCATCAGCTCCGAACCACTTCAATCCTTTATCTGCAGCTGAAAATGCTATTTCAAGTGTACATAAGCACACAAGTCCAGCATCTgttgaagagaaaaatgtTTTAGCCTCTTCAAGAGAGTGCAATGGACAATTTTGCTTAACCAGAATAGGAGATTCTACTGCAGGATTAGCATGCCAAGGAAATGGCAATGAGTTGGAGCTAGAGTTTCCAAATATGGATGCTTCAGAGATGGAAGATGAAGTACAAAAGCATACAGACGGTAAAAACTTCTCAAGTTTAGGGGAGAGCATAGGCAGCCAAGGGAGTTCATCAAGCAAAGGGGATAATGAGTCAAACTCTATTGTTGATTGTGAGATTCAATGGGAAGACCTACATTTGGGGGAGGAGGTTGGACAAG GCTCATATGCAATTGTTTATCATGGAATTTGGAATGGATCG GATGTTGCCGTTAAGGTGTATTTTGTGGGTGAATACAAAGAGTCAACGTTATTAGACTACAAAAAAGAG ATTGATATAATGAGGAAACTGAGACATCCAAATGTACTGTTGTTCATGGGAGCAGTGTACTCACAAGAACGACTTGCGATTGTCACAGAGTACTTGCCTAG GGGAAGCCTTTTCAAAATACTTCACAAGAATAATCAGGCATTGGACCTTAGAAGGCGTATGAAGATGGCCCTTGATGTT GCTAGAGGCATGAATTATTTGCATCATAGGAATCCGCCAATAGTGCATAGGGATCTGAAATCTTCCAACCTCCTTGTTGACAGAAACTGGAATGTCAAG GTAGCAGACTTTGGCCTGTCAAGGTGGAAAAATGCAACTTTCTTAACCACAAAGTCTGGAAGAGGAACA CCCCAATGGATGGCCCCTGAAGTCCTCAGGAATGAACCTTCAAATGAAAA GTCTGATGTATTCAGTTTCGCAGTTCTCTTATGGGAACTAGTGACTGTCTCCATTCCTTGGAACAATTTGAACTCTTTACAG GTTGTTGGAGTTGTAGGCTTCATGGATAGACGATTAGAGCTACCAGAAGGCCTTGATCCTCAGGTAGCATCTATTATCCGTGACTGCTGGCGAAG TGATCCAGAAAATCGACCATCTTTTGAAGACATAATCAATAGAATGACAGGCATTTTCCCAAAATCTACCACAGGATTGGCTCGAAGGAGCTCAGAGTCTTGA
- the LOC18606463 gene encoding dual specificity protein kinase shkD isoform X1, translating into MAGDDSEASLYRVLVDRCLGLEASHAKLREEFGELVQQDKRKTEVVGTSDSGDATPYSCFVTFPGFFSTGSPFKNVLESIGHAVHVCSASSEKITFWNRSAENLFGWRSNEVLGQRDTELLIAEEYNTPLKKIMEKLSSGKSWSGQFPLKRRSGEMFMALVSKSPLYEDGQLTGIITVSSDAAIFNGINSESLGKYQDHGRLRRIKMKRIQWHPPRPQIAPSVSNLASRFLLNKQAGTNSRDKEDAVTSTEDKLETPNTAEGKFYTNSHEESNPAEGTSCRKDENAFNFAQPSKIAAKVLAKLHVRETSNHSNKYDESLQQNGTTSRLARNDVTDVPNSFGDSNASAPNHFNPLSAAENAISSVHKHTSPASVEEKNVLASSRECNGQFCLTRIGDSTAGLACQGNGNELELEFPNMDASEMEDEVQKHTDGKNFSSLGESIGSQGSSSSKGDNESNSIVDCEIQWEDLHLGEEVGQGSYAIVYHGIWNGSDVAVKVYFVGEYKESTLLDYKKEIDIMRKLRHPNVLLFMGAVYSQERLAIVTEYLPRGSLFKILHKNNQALDLRRRMKMALDVARGMNYLHHRNPPIVHRDLKSSNLLVDRNWNVKVADFGLSRWKNATFLTTKSGRGTPQWMAPEVLRNEPSNEKSDVFSFAVLLWELVTVSIPWNNLNSLQVVGVVGFMDRRLELPEGLDPQVASIIRDCWRSDPENRPSFEDIINRMTGIFPKSTTGLARRSSES; encoded by the exons ATGGCGGGAGACGACTCTGAAGCGAGCCTCTACAGAGTCTTAGTGGATCGGTGCTTGGGTTTGGAAGCGAGTCATGCTAAGTTGAGGGAAGAGTTTGGCGAGCTTGTGCagcaagataaaagaaaaacagaggtGGTGGGGACGTCAGATTCAGGCGATGCCACGCCATATTCCTGTTTCGTAACGTTTCCGGGGTTCTTCTCGACGGGAAGTCCTTTTAAGAACGTGTTGGAGTCCATTGGACATGCTGTTCATGTCTGCTCAGCTTCTTCGGAAAAGATTACATTTTG GAATCGCTCAGCTGAAAATCTTTTTGGATGGAGGTCCAATGAAGTCCTTGGACAAAGAGATACAGAGCTTCTTATAGCTGAAGAATACAATACacccttaaaaaaaattatggagAAATTGAGCTCTGGGAAATCATGGTCAGGTCAGTTCCCTTTGAAGAGGAGGTCAGGTGAAATGTTTATGGCGTTGGTGAGCAAAAGCCCATTATATGAGGATGGTCAGCTCACTGGTATTATCACAGTCTCAAGTGATGCAGCCATTTTTAATGGTATAAATTCAGAGAGTCTGGGAAAATACCAGGATCATGGTAGACTAAGGAGAATAAAGATGAAAAGGATCCAGTGGCATCCACCACGGCCACAGATTGCACCATCTGTTTCTAATCTG GCCTCAAGGTTTCTACTCAATAAACAGGCTGGTACTAATTCAAGGGACAAAGAGGATGCTGTGACAAGTACTGAAGACAAGTTAGAGACACCTAATACAGCA GAAGGTAAATTTTACACAAATTCACATGAAGAGAGCAACCCAGCTGAAGGAACAAGCTGTCGAAAGGATGAAAATGCATTCAATTTTGCTCAACCTTCCAAAATT GCAGCAAAGGTCTTGGCGAAACTGCACGTCAGGGAAACTAGCAACCACAGCAACAAATATGATGAAAGTCTTCAGCAGAATGGCACAACTAGTAGATTGGCAAGGAATGATGTGACAGATGTACCTAATTCTTTTGGAGATTCAAATGCATCAGCTCCGAACCACTTCAATCCTTTATCTGCAGCTGAAAATGCTATTTCAAGTGTACATAAGCACACAAGTCCAGCATCTgttgaagagaaaaatgtTTTAGCCTCTTCAAGAGAGTGCAATGGACAATTTTGCTTAACCAGAATAGGAGATTCTACTGCAGGATTAGCATGCCAAGGAAATGGCAATGAGTTGGAGCTAGAGTTTCCAAATATGGATGCTTCAGAGATGGAAGATGAAGTACAAAAGCATACAGACGGTAAAAACTTCTCAAGTTTAGGGGAGAGCATAGGCAGCCAAGGGAGTTCATCAAGCAAAGGGGATAATGAGTCAAACTCTATTGTTGATTGTGAGATTCAATGGGAAGACCTACATTTGGGGGAGGAGGTTGGACAAG GCTCATATGCAATTGTTTATCATGGAATTTGGAATGGATCG GATGTTGCCGTTAAGGTGTATTTTGTGGGTGAATACAAAGAGTCAACGTTATTAGACTACAAAAAAGAG ATTGATATAATGAGGAAACTGAGACATCCAAATGTACTGTTGTTCATGGGAGCAGTGTACTCACAAGAACGACTTGCGATTGTCACAGAGTACTTGCCTAG GGGAAGCCTTTTCAAAATACTTCACAAGAATAATCAGGCATTGGACCTTAGAAGGCGTATGAAGATGGCCCTTGATGTT GCTAGAGGCATGAATTATTTGCATCATAGGAATCCGCCAATAGTGCATAGGGATCTGAAATCTTCCAACCTCCTTGTTGACAGAAACTGGAATGTCAAG GTAGCAGACTTTGGCCTGTCAAGGTGGAAAAATGCAACTTTCTTAACCACAAAGTCTGGAAGAGGAACA CCCCAATGGATGGCCCCTGAAGTCCTCAGGAATGAACCTTCAAATGAAAA GTCTGATGTATTCAGTTTCGCAGTTCTCTTATGGGAACTAGTGACTGTCTCCATTCCTTGGAACAATTTGAACTCTTTACAG GTTGTTGGAGTTGTAGGCTTCATGGATAGACGATTAGAGCTACCAGAAGGCCTTGATCCTCAGGTAGCATCTATTATCCGTGACTGCTGGCGAAG TGATCCAGAAAATCGACCATCTTTTGAAGACATAATCAATAGAATGACAGGCATTTTCCCAAAATCTACCACAGGATTGGCTCGAAGGAGCTCAGAGTCTTGA